In Nocardioides luti, the DNA window CGCGGTGAGGACCGCGGACGGGCCGGGCACGGCGGTGACCAGGACGCCGGCCTCGACGGCCGCGGCGACGAGCCGGTAGCCGGGGTCCGACACGCTGGGCATCCCCGCGTCGGTGACGAGCAGGACCCGCTCGCCCGCGAGCAGGGCCTCGAGCAGCACCGGGGTGCGGGCCGACTCGTTGCCCTCGAAGTAGGACACGACCCGGCCGGCCACCGTGACGCCGAGGTCGTTGGTCAGCCGGCGCAGGCGCCGGGTGTCCTCGGCCGCGACGACGTCGGCCGTCGCGAGCTCGTCGGAGAGCCGCGGTGGTGCGTCGGCCACGCGACCGATGGGGGTCGCGGCCAGCACGAGGACGCCGGGTGAGGTCACCCCCCGATCATCGCAGGGTGCCGCTCAGGGCAGTGCGGGGCCGGGGACGGGCGGGAGCCCCGTGACCGGCGAGAAGGGGTAGGCGGCCGCGATCGGGTAGTGGTCGGAGTGCCGGATGTCGTAGGCGACCTCGCACGAGGTGGCCGGGCCGGTCGTCCAGATCTGGTCGATGTACTGCGGCCCGTGGGTCCCCTTGCCGGTGGTGCCGCAGTCGCGCCACATGGCGACCAGCCCGCGGCCCGTGAGCTTCGTGTAGGGCAGCGCCTTGCGGTGCTCGCGGGCGTCGGCGGCGTACCCGACGTTGAAGTCGCCCATCACGAACACCTGGCCGGACGCGGCCTCCTCGTCGACGAGCAGGGCCGCGTTGCGGACCTGGTCCTTGTAGAACGACACCATCTTCGGGCGGTCCAGGCGCGGGACGCCGTTGCTCGTGGCGCCGGCGAGCAGGTGGAGGTTGATGATGCTGACGGGCTGGCCGGTCACCAGGTGGCGCAGGTGCACGACGGTGGCGATCGAGTCGGCGCGGAAGGAGCCGTTGCGGGGCATCTCGTCGCCGATGTCGCGGCCCTTCGCGATGAGGACCCCGCGGCCGGAGACGAACACGAACTTCGACTCGTCCCAGATGACCGGGTTCTGCTGCTTGAGCGGGACGTAGGAGCCCCAGCCGACCATGTCCGCGAGGTAGGCGCGCTTGGTGCCCTGGTTGGTCTCCTGCAGGCCGCCGACGTCGATGTGCGTCTTGAACTCCTCGACGCCCGCCTCGAAGTTCTCCAGCGGCTCGCCCGCGCGGATGTTGTAGCTGCCGATCCGCACGGGGACGGTCACCACGGGCGTTCCCAGGGCCGGTCCCCGGGCCGACACCAGGGCCGATGCGGGCGCGGTCGGCACGGCGGCCGAGGTGGACGGGACGCCGGCGCCGAGGAAGGCGGCCGCGAGCAGGGCCAGGGCGGCCGGGCGGGACAGGTGACGAGCAGGCATGAGGCACTCCGAGACAGCGGCGGTCCACGAGGATCCGCACCTCACCCGCACGGGTGAGTGCTCCGAGTGTAGGAACGACGCACCCCCGGCCGCAGCGTTATGCGGCGATCGCCCTCCGGCCCGGCACGTACAGTTTCCCCTCGTGACGACCGCCGCGCCCCCGGACCAGGACGCGCCCACGGTCGGCCTCTCCCGCACCACCGACGGCCGTCCCGTGCCGTCCGCCCGCGCGCGCGCGGCCGGGGCGCTGCAGCGGCTCGAGGACCCGGTGGTGAGCTGGTCGGCCGCCTTCGGCATCGGCCTGCTCGCGCTCTTCCTGCGCCTGTGGCACCTCGGGACGCCGCACGCCTTCGAGTTCGACGAGACCTACTACGCCAAGGACGCCTGGTCGCTGGCGAACTTCGGCTACGTCCGGGACTACACCACCAACGCCAACGACAAGATCCTCGACGGCACGGTCACCGGCGTCTGGAAGGACGGTCCGTCGATGATCGTCCACCCCGAGGTCGGGAAGTGGCTGATCGCGCTCGGCGAGAAGACCTTCGGCATGGACCCGTTCGGCTGGCGGGTCGCCTCCGCCGTGGTCGGCGCGCTCATGGTCGTGGTGATGTGCCGCCTCGCCCGCCGGATGACCGGGTCCACCGCCCTGGGCTGCGTGGCCGGCCTGCTGCTCAGCCTCGACGGCCTGCAGTTCGTGCTGTCCCGCCTGGCCCTGCTCGACATCTTCGTGGCGTTCTTCCTGCTCTGCGGGATCGCCTGCATGGTCAACGACCGCGACTGGTTCCGCGCCCGGATGGCGCGGCTGACCCCGACCCCGGTGCCCGGCTCGCGCGCCTGGGGCCCCGTGCGGCGGCTCGCGTTCCGCCCCTGGCTGCTGCTCGGCGGCGTCTGCTGGGGCCTGGCGTGCGGCTCCAAGTGGGAGGCGGTCTACCCGCTCGCCGCCTTCGGCGTGCTGACCTGGCTGTGGAGCGCCGGCGCCCGCCGCTCCTTCGGGGTGCGCTGGCCGCTGCTGAAGTCCGCGCTGGTCGACGGCGTGCCGGCGTTCCTGCACCTCGTGGTCGTCGCGTTCGTGGTGTACGTCGCCACCTGGACCGGCTGGCTGATCCACGCCCAGGAGTACGAGACCCACCTCTCCGCCACGCAGTACACCCACTACGCCGGCGGCCAGGACTGGCCGACCCGCGACGAGAAGGACGCGTCCGGCTTCGGCGAGGTCACGCAGTCGCTCCGCTCGCTCGCGAGCTACCACCGCGACGTCTACATGTTCCACACGCACTTCCTCAACGACAGCACGCACGTCTACGCCTCGAAGCCGTCCGGCTGGCTGCTCCTCAACCGGCCCGTCGGCGTCGACGCCGACGTCGACATCCAGCCCGGCACCCGCGGCTGCGACGCACCGGCCGACAGCGACTGCCTGCGCCAGGTGCTGCTCCTCGGCACCCCGGCCATCTGGTGGGCGGGGGTCGGGGCGCTGCTGTTCGCCGCCGTGATGTGGGTCGGCGCACGCGACTGGAGGTACGGCGTCGCCGTGGTCGGCACGGCGTCGACCTGGCTCCCCTGGCTGCAGTACGACGACCGGCCGATCTTCAGCTTCTACGCGGTCATCACCCTGCCGTTCGTGGTGCTCGCGCTCACGCTCGCCATGGGCGCGTTGATCGGCCGCGACCGCGCACCGAGCCCCCGGCGTACCGCCGGAGTCATCGCCGCCGGCGCCTACTTCGTGCTGGTGCTGGTGAACTTCGCGTGGTTCTGGCCGATCTGGACCGACGGCCTGCTGACCCACGCCGAGTGGCTCGACCGGATCTGGTTCGAGCGCTGGATCTGACCTCCGGCCGCGCGGCCGGGGGGGGCGGGGGCCTACTTGTTGGACAGGATCGTCCCGGTGGCGACGTCCTGGCCCGCGACCGGGACCGTGTTGAGCGCGTTGACCAGCTGGAGCTGGAACGTCTCGTCGTCCTCCGGGTTCTCCTTGCGCTTGTCGATGGTCAGCGTGACGACGACGTCGTTGGTCGTCAGGTCGCTGTCCCACAGCTGGCTGTCGTCGACGGTGAAGTCCTTGCCGAGCTCGGCCGTGCCGCCCGGGACCACCTGCACGTTGGTGTTGCCGACGAGCGGCAGGCTCTGCGTGAGGGTGAAGTACATCCGCGGCCGGTCGCCGTTCTCCCACCGCTGGTGGTGGGTGAGCGCGAGGTCCTTGAACGCGACCGACCCGACGGTCGGCGTGTAGCCCACCGGGGGCGTGCCGAGCGTGTAGGTCGCGACCGCCGGGAAGTGGTCGGACTGCTTGACGGTCCGGAAGATCTCGGTGTTCGCGGCACCACCGACCGTGTAGACCTGGTCGATCAGGGCGTCCTGGTGGGTGCCGTACTTCTTGGTCAGGTAGGGGCTGCCCTGCCACATCGAGGTGTAGCCGATCGCCTTGAACTGGCGGTAGGGCAGCGCCTTGCGGCGCTCGCGCAGGTCGGCCTTGTAGCCGACGTTGAAGTCGCCGAAGATGAAGACGCGGTCGCTCACGGCGCTCTCGGCCTTGACGGCGCGCACGGCGCCCGCCACCTGCTTGGTGTAGAGCTTGAAGAGCTTCGGGCGGCCCGGTGTCGGGTGACCGGCCTTCACCGCTCCGGGGACCAGGTGCACGTTGATGACCGACAGCTTCTGGCCGGTGGCCCGGTCGACGAGCCGCACGACCGTGGCGTACGACGGCTTGCGGACCTCGGGGGTCACGCCCTTCTCGTCGTCGATGACCATGCCGTCGGCGAGCTTGAAGCCGCTGCCGCGCACGAGGTCGAAGTCGGCGCGCCGCCAGATGACGGGGTTCTGCTCCATCTCCTCGGCGGCGAAGACGCCCCAGCTCCGGTCGCTGGCGAGGTGGGTCCGCTTCGGGATCTGGCCGATCTCCTGGAAGCCGGCGATGTCGGGCAGCGCGACGGCCTTGAAGGCGTCCGAGGCCGCGTTGAAGTCCGGGATGCTCACGCCCGCACGGACGTTGTAGGTCCCGATCCGGATGATGCGCTCGACGGGGGCCGGGTCGTCCTTGGCGCCGGCGCCGGCGGCGGCACCGGCCCGGGACGGGGCGGCCTGCGCGCTCGTCTCGGAGGCGACGGCGAGGCCGCCGCACGCGAGCGTGGCGAGGAGGGTGGCGACGAGCGGGCGGGTGATGAGGCGCAACTGGATCTCCGAGGGAGCCGGGGCAGGTCCCGACCACGATAGGAGCGGTCTAGTCCGCGCGTCGCGGTAACCGACCACACCACCCGTTCGGACACCGAGATTGACCCGAACGGACTATGCCCGGCCTAGTCCGGTGGTCCCGCAGCGTCAGGCGTCGTCGAGGTCGAGCTGGTCGGCCACCCAGGCCCAGGTCCGCGCCCGCTCCGCGCTGCCGGTGCGGGTGCTCGGCAGCAGGTGCGTGGGCCGGTCACGGCGGTCGTGCCAGAGCCGGCCGCCGGGCGGCACCGGCTCGGTCGCGGCCAGCCAGACCGTGGTGTCGGCCCCGCCGACGGCGTCGCGCAGCAGCGGCCCGGTGACCTTGTGGAAGGTCGGCAGCGAGTCGACGACGCCGGGGGTGTCCGCCCACCCGGGGTGGGTGGCGTGCACCGTGGTGCCCTCGGGCGACCAGCGCTGCTCGAGGACCGGGAGCAGCTCGACCTGGGCCCGCTTGCTGCGGGCGTACGCCGTCGCGGGCTTGTAGTCGCCCTTGAGGTACTCGAGGTCGTCGTCGCGGAGCTTCTGGCCGTACATCCCGCCGGACGTCACCATCAGCACCCGGCCGCCGAGCAGTCGCGGACGCAGCAGCTCGGTCATCAGCACCGGGCCGAGGACGTGCAGCGCCATCGTCAGCTCGTGGCCCTGCGGCGACTCGGTGCGCCGCGGCGGCATCGCGCCGGCGTTGTGCACCAGCACGTCGACCCGCTCGGCCTCGAGCTCACGCGCGAAGCGGCGTACGTCGTCGAGGTCGCCGACGTCGCAGCGGTCGATGTCGACCGGGGCGTTCGGGAAGCGCGTGCGCAGGTCGCGGGCGAGGCCCTCGGCCTTGTCGACGTCGCGCACCACCATGCGCAGCCCGGCGCCGAGCGCGAGCACGCCCTCGGCGGTCGCGAGGCCCAGGCCGGAGGTGGCGCCGGTGACGGCGACGACCTTGCCCTGCAGCGAGCCGGGGGCCGGATCGGCGGGCCAGCCGGGCAGGTGGCGGCGGACGGCGAGGCCGGTGCGGAGGTAGCCCGGCGCGACCAGCCGGTCGAGGGTGGTGTCGAGGGCGCGGGCGACGGGCAGGGGCAGCATGCGGCCGACGGTAGTCGGCAGGTCACAATCGGGCGGTGAGCACCTGGACCCCGGGATGGGACACCCTCCCCGACGACCTGCTGGCCTTCTGGACCGAGCGGCACCTGGCGACCCTGTCGACGGTGCGCGCCGACGGGCGCCCCCACGTCGTGCCCGTCGGGGTGACGCTCGACGTCGAGGAGCGCTGCGCCTGGGTGATCACCTCCGGGACGTCGTACAAGGCGCGCACGCTGGCGACGCCGGGCCCGGTCGCGGCGTGCCAGGTGGACCGGGCGCGCTGGTCGACCATCGAGGGCACCGGCGTGGTCGTGACCGACGCGGAGTCGGTGGCGCGAGCGGTCGAGAGGTACGCCGCCCGCTACCGCACCCCGCGGGAGAACCCGGCCCGCGTGGCGATCCGCATCGAGGTCGACCGGGTCCTGTCCTCCCGGACGGTCTGAGGCCCGCGGCTCAGGCCATGGACAGCAGAAACGCGCAGGTGAAGCCGAGGGCCGTGACGAGACCGACGAGCGCTCCCGCGTGCTCGACGGCCTCGGGGACCATCGTGTCGGCGAGCATCGTGAGGATCGCGCCGGCGGCGAACGCCTGGGTGACCGCGACGACCACGGCCGGCGCCCCGCCGAGGACCACGAACCCGAGCCCGGCCGCGAGCGTCGAGGCGACCAGGACGCCACCCCACAGTCCGAGGACGTAGCGGACCGAGCGCCCGTCGGACCGCATGCCGGCGGAGGCCGACAGCGACTCGGGGATGTTCGACAGGAAGACGGCGACGACCACGGCCACCCCGACCGAGCCGCCGCCCACGAGGCTCACGCCGATGGCGGCCGACTCCGGGATGCCGTCGAGGAGGGCGCCGAGGACCAGGGCGCCGGCCCCGGCCCCCGCGGGCGAGCCGTTCGGGCTCTTGCGTCGGTGGCCGCCCCGCCGGTCGATGAGCGCGTCACCGACGAAGAAGACGACGGAGCCCGCGAGCAGCCCGATCACCACGGCGTCGGCGCCGGACCGGTCGTAGGCCTCGGCCGTCAGCTCGAAGGCGACCGCGCTGAACAGCACCCCGGTGCCGAACGCCATGACGAGGCCGACGAAGCGCTTGCTCGTCGGCAACCAGATCCCGGCGGCCGCACCGATCAGCAGGGCGAAGCCGCCGACGAAGCCCCAGAACGACGCCTCCCACATGCGGACGATGCTGCCATGCCCGCGGCCGGTGGCGCCGGCGGGTCAGACCCCGACGCCCGCCTCGGTGAGGGCGTCGGTGAGCAGGGTGACCAGGGCCTCGAGCTGGAGGTCGGCGGACGAGCCGATCTCCTCGTCGGAGCCGTCGAGCGCCCGGGCGGCGAGCCCGGCCTTGTCGTCGATCAGCTCGGCGATCCGGGTGTCGATCGTCTGCGCGGCGATGATCCGCCAGGCGGTGACGGGCTGGTCCTGGCCGATCCGGTGGATCCGGTCGATCGCCTGGGTCTGCTCGGCGTCGGTCCAGGACAGCTCGGCGAGCACCAGGTTGGAGGCCACCTGCAGGTTGAGGCCGACACCGGCCGCGCTGAGCGAGCAGACCACGACGGCGACATCGGGGTCGTTGACGAACGCGTCGATGTTCTTCTCGCGCTGCTTGGGCGTCTGGTCGCCACGGATCGAGGAGTAGCGCAGCCCCCGCTTGGCGAAGGTCTCCTCGGCGACGTCCATGACGTCCACGTGCTTGGCGAAGAAGACGACCTTGCCGACGCTGTGGGCGAGCTGGGCGGTGTAGTCGGCCGCCAGGCCGGCCTTCGCCTGGCCGATCCGGCGCATCATGCTGAACACGTTCTCGTCGGACTTCGTGGTCGTCGTGTCCTCGCGCTCCCACGTCGCCACCCGGCGTACGAGCTCGTGGTCGATGCCCTCGACCGTGGCGCCGGAGGTGCGGGTCGCGAGCGCGGTCTCGTAGCGGTGCACGAGCCGGCGGGCCAGCTCGCGCTCGGCCTCGCGGATCGAGCGACCGGCCTCGTCGTCCAGCTCGACGGGCAGGTCCGCCACCCGGCGCGCCGGGATGTCGGCGGCGACGTCGACCTTGCGGCGCCGGACGATCCCCTGCTCGATGACGGCCGTGCGGGCCGCGGGGTAGAAGCCGAAGTCGGCCGGGGTCAGGCCGGTCTCCTCCAACGCCTCCATCAGCGCACCCAGCGGCTTCTTGTCGTCGATCCAGCCGAGGAACTGCCAGATCGCGCGGAAGTCCTCGATGTCGTTGATCAGCGGCGTGCCGGTCAGCGCCATCAGCAGCGGGCGGGCGGTGCGGGTGCGGATCCGCTCCGAGAGCTGGAGCGCGTGCCGCGAGCGCTGGGAGGTCTTGTTCTTGATGAAGTGCGCCTCGTCGACGACCATCCCGCGGAAGCCGAAGTCGCCGAGCCAGCCGACGTGGCGGTCCAGGACCTCGTAGTTGACGATCACGATGTCGGCGAAGCCGTCGATCGTGTGGCCGTCGCCGTGGATGACGGTGGGCTTGTGCTGCGGGGTCCACAGCTCGGCCTCGCGGGCCCAGTTGGTCTTGACGACGTTCGGGACGACGACGAGCAGCGGGTAGGCGTCGGCCGCCTGCGCGGCGAGCAGCGCCTGCGCGGTCTTGCCGAGCCCGGGCTCGTCGGCGAGCAGGAAGGAGCGGTGGCCGGCCGCGGCCGCGGCGACGACCTGGGCCTGGTGGCGCATCAGCTCGAGACCCTCGGGCACCCGCACCTCGGTCGGCTCCGGGAGCTGCATGCACGAGGAGGCCCCGCCGTACTCGAAGGAGCGGAAGAGCGGGCCGAGCAGCTCCCACGTCGCCAGCCGGCGGGCGCCGGACGGGCGGGCGGGGGCCGCGGAGAAGTCGGGGACGAGGAACGGGTTGGCGAGCTGGCGGGAGATGACGGACTGCGGGACGACGCGGCGCTCGGTGGTCACGGTGCCGGGCTCGGGGGCCGCGGCGACCTCCTCGACCTCGGGCTCGGCGCCGGCCGCGGCCAGCATCTGGCGCTTGAGGGCGCGGGCGGAGTCGCTGACCTCGGAGTCCTCGGCGAGGAGCTGCAGCAGGGAGGTGTCGCGGGCGGCGGTCTTGGCCAGGATCGTGGCGATCCCGTCGAGGCGCTTGAGCTGCTCGCCGCGCTGGGACTCGGTCACCTCGGTGTCGGCCTTGAGGCGCGAGCGCTCCTCGCGGACGAGGAGGGCGACGACCTGGAACTTCGTGCGCTGCGACGGGGCGACGGGGCCGCGCTGGGCGCCGGCCTCGACCTCGCGCACGGCGCGGGCGAGCACCGGGATGATGCCCTCGTTGTCGAGGTCGCGGGCGCGCCGACGGTTGGAGCGCGGCGCGGTGCGCGCACCGCCCTGCTGGCCACCCTGCTGACGCTGGCCTCGTCGAGCCACAGACTTCTCCTCCGGGTGCTGCGGGCGGGCGCCGCAGCGTCAGGACGCCACCGGGCGGGCGGGACGGGGACGGCGGCACCTCGGCCGGCGGGAGCCCGGGTGCTCCCGAGCCCTGCCACGACGCGACGCGGCCCCACCGATCTGCGGGAGATCGACGCCGCGGACCTGGACGGTCCGTGCTCGGTGTGGAACCTGCGGCCACCGGGCGGCGGCCGCGTCACCGGCCTCGAGGACCGGTGTCGTCCCCATGGTAGCCCGCCGCGTGGACGCGTGGGGTGGCGGCGTACGCACGGCGCGCCACCCCGTGGGGAGGTCCCTCAGAGCCGGCCGGCGTTGCGGCCCTGGTGGAGCCGCACCGTGCCCAGCCCGGGGACCCGGAGGACGGCGGGGCCGTCGCTGCGGAGGCGGTACGCCGCCCCCGGTCGCAGGCAGGCCGCCCGGGCGTCGACCCGCAGGCTGCGGACGTTGCGGAGCGTGCCCGTCAGCAGCTGCCGGCGAGGTCGCTCGGTGCTGCGGACCGCGTCCTGGACGACCGAGACCCACGGCACCGGCTCCGCACCCTGGCCGTTGGTGGTCTCCAGCACCGGCGCCGTCACGCCGCAGCCGTGGGAGGTCAGGTCGACGTCCAGGAGCTTCGGGGTCCGGCCCCGCAGACGGTGGACCCAGTAGGCGTGGTCGTGCCGGATGCCGTAGCGCGGCGCGTCGAGCAGCCGGGCGGTCCGGAAGGTCACCCGCGCCGGACGGCGTACGAGCCGCTGGTCCCGGCTGTACGCCGCCTCCTTGGCCCACTCGTCCGCGACCGCGAAGGTGAGGTGCTCGGCCGTGGGGTGGAGGTACCACGTGTAGACGTCGTCGGTCGCCGCGAAGGCCTCCTGCATGGCCCGTGCGCTCGGGACCTGGACGAGCTCGTCGGCGCCGGCGTAGATCATCGAGCCGGGCACGTGCCGCAGGTTGCGGACGTAGGTGATCATGTTGCCGACGGCGCCGGCCGTCACCGAGCCGGGGCCCTGCGCGGGCGTGCCGTTGGTGTCGTCGCCCGTGAACCCGACCCACGTGGTGAACCCGGCGAACCGGTCCGGGAAGAGCATCGCCATCCGGAAGCCGATGTAGCCGCCCTGGCTGTAGCCGCTGGAGAACACCCGGCGGCGGTCGATCGGGTAGTGCGCCCGGACGTCCTTCATCACGTCGAGCAGGTCTCGCTCGGAGATCCCCGACCCGTAGCCGTTGGGTCCGCGGGCCTCGGGCACGACGAGCACCCGGTTCAGGTCCTCGCCGAACTGCTGCTGCATCCCCGGCTGGTTGATCTGCGCGACGATGCCCTGGTTGCTGCCGTGCCACTCCATCTGCAGGCCGTGGGGGCCGCGGGCGCGGGGCAGGTAGATGCCGTAGGGCTGGTAGCGGCCGAGGAAGTTGAACTCCTGCGCGAAGAAGCCGGCCGCCGTGCCGCCGTCACCCCTGCCGGGGATCCCGGCGTACGACATGCCCTCCCCCAGCGTGTGGCGGGAGGTGTAGACGCGCTCGTGCAGCCCGGGTCCGACCCGCTGCAGGCGGGTCACGCCGGGGCGCAGGTCACGCGTGCGGACGGTGTGGCCGAACTCCGAGATGTCCCCGGCCTGCAGGGCGGCGGCCTGACGGTCCTCGAACCACGCACCCTGGCCGGGGTAGGGGTACTCCGACGGGTTGTCGCCGCTCGCCTTGTACGCCGCCCGCTCGTCCACGCCGCGGAACGCGACGTTCATGACCGTGCCGGTCGCGGCCTGCGCGGTCACCGCCTGGACCCGCCAGCGCGCGGCGCGCGGCAGGGGGAAGCGGCCCCGGATCGTGTTGGTCCGCGGGTCGCCGTGGGTGAAGCGGTGGATCCGGTCCCAGCCGGTGCTGCTGACCCCGAGGCCCGGCCAGGCGCCCCCGCCCGTGCTCGCGGAGCCGTCGGTGTCGATCGCGAGCGCGAGCACCGTCGAGTCCGGGCGGCGCAGTGCGCCCAGCTCCGCCACCACCCGCACGTGGCGGCCGACCCGGGTCAGGCGGAGGTCGACCAGGTCGGCGCTGTTCGTGTCGTCCGCGGGGTAGCGCTGGTCGCCGGCCGGCGCCGCGAGGGTGCCGAACGCGTTGGCCGTGTTGGAGGTGTCGTAGCCGACGCCGCCGTCGTCCGCGCCCTCGTCGTCGTAGACGTAGTCGCGGTAGACCAGCGAGCCGCGGCAGACGTTCGTGCTGCCCGCCACCCACGAGGTGCCGCCGCACGGCTGCACGCGACCGGCGGCCACCCCCGCCCGGGCGGCGGGCGAGGCGGCCGGGGCCCGGTGCGCCGTCGACCCGGTCGGGGTCGCCGCGGAGGCGGGTCTCGGCGCCGGGACCGCCCCCAGCGCGACGGTCGTGGCGAGGAGCGTGGCGCCGGTGGCCAGGCGTCGGAGGAGCATCGGTGACCTCTCGTCGGTGGGTCCGCGCGTCCGCGGGCCTCGACAGGTGCAACGACGCCGTGTGGCCGAGGTCACTCCGGACCGAAGAGCAGTAACCCGATCGGACTTGTGTGCGTTGACGGGACATGAGCTCCCGACGACCCGCGCTGGTCACCGCCGGCCTGGTGCTGGCCGCACTCGTGGCCGGCCCGGTCGCGACCGGTTCCCCAGCCCCCACCCCCGCAGCCACCGCGTCCTCGACCGAACGGGTCCGCGCCGACCTGCTGCCCGACTGCGTCTACGGCGCGTCCGCGCGCGGGCTCCGCGGCTACGAGGCCCGCGTCGAGCGCGACGCCCAGGCCTACGCCGACCGCCTCGACGGCGCGACGCCGGCCGAGCGACGCCGGGCGGCGACGACGTTCGCGGCCGCCGAGGCGGCGTACGTCTACGGCCTGCCGCTGGTGAACCTGCACGACACGGTGCGGAAGTTCCGCTTCCGCAACACGATCGTCAGCGTCGCCGCGCTCGCCGACCCCGACACCCGTGCCGTGGTGTCCCCGAACGTCGACACGGCGTACTCCGTCGGCTGGCTCAGCCTGACCCAGGGCCCGCTGGTCATCGAAGTGCCGGACACCCACGGCCGGTTCTACACCTTCCAGTTCATGGACGCCTTCACGAACTCCTTCGCCTACCTCGGCTCCGGGTCGACCGGCACGAAGGCCGGCTCCTACGTGCTCGTCCCGCCCGGCTACGAGGGCGACCTGCCGGCCGGTCTGCCGGTCCTGCACAGCCCGACCAACACGATCTGGCTGCTCGGCCGGACCCTGGTCGACGGGCCGGACCAGACCGAGGAGGTCAAGCCGATCCTGCAGGGCTACCGCACGACGCCGCTGGCGGAGTGGGAGGCCGGCGGCCGTGGCGAGTCGATCGTCCTCGACCAGCAGCCCTCGTTCGGCCCCAAGCCGGTCACCCCGACCGGCACCGACTTCGTCGCGACGCTCAACCAGGAGCTCACGATCGACCCCCCACCCGCGCGGCAGGACTGCGTCCTGAAGGCGCTCGCACCGGCCGGGGTCGAGCAGCCGGACCGCTCGCAGGCCGCGGTGCTGGCCGCCGACTCGGCCAACCAGGCCGGCAACCCGCAGGGCTCGTCGGAGTCGACCCCGCAGAACGACGCGGTCGCGGCCGGCACGAGGGCCGCGGTCCGGCTCATCGACCACGCCTCCACGACCTTCAACGCGGTCAACTCGCGCGGCAACGCGGGCTGGAGCGTGATGACGGCGCCGTGGATCGGCGACTTCGCCCGGAAGTACCTCGGTCGCGGGCTGATCGCCACCAACCTGCTCGGCGCGAACGTCCCGCACATCGCGACCTACCCCACGAGCTACGACGACTCCCGCGGGCGACCGCTCACCGGCCGGCACCGCTACGCCATCACTTTCCCGAAGGGCCAGCTCCCGCCGGTCAAGGCGTTCTGGTCGCTCACGATGTACCAGCGCGACAACTTCCTGCACGCCAACGAGATCGACCGGTACGCCGTGGGCGACCGCACCCGCGGGCTGCGCCTCAACCCGGACGGCTCGCTGACGATCTACCTGCAGCACCGCAAGCCGCA includes these proteins:
- a CDS encoding DUF1254 domain-containing protein; its protein translation is MSSRRPALVTAGLVLAALVAGPVATGSPAPTPAATASSTERVRADLLPDCVYGASARGLRGYEARVERDAQAYADRLDGATPAERRRAATTFAAAEAAYVYGLPLVNLHDTVRKFRFRNTIVSVAALADPDTRAVVSPNVDTAYSVGWLSLTQGPLVIEVPDTHGRFYTFQFMDAFTNSFAYLGSGSTGTKAGSYVLVPPGYEGDLPAGLPVLHSPTNTIWLLGRTLVDGPDQTEEVKPILQGYRTTPLAEWEAGGRGESIVLDQQPSFGPKPVTPTGTDFVATLNQELTIDPPPARQDCVLKALAPAGVEQPDRSQAAVLAADSANQAGNPQGSSESTPQNDAVAAGTRAAVRLIDHASTTFNAVNSRGNAGWSVMTAPWIGDFARKYLGRGLIATNLLGANVPHIATYPTSYDDSRGRPLTGRHRYAITFPKGQLPPVKAFWSLTMYQRDNFLHANEIDRYAVGDRTRGLRLNPDGSLTIYLQHRKPHGAKRAANWLPAPAGAFHVILRLYLPRDRVLDGGWRIAGLERRG